The following DNA comes from Marinilactibacillus sp. Marseille-P9653.
CCACCTATCACTAGAAATAAAGCTGGCGTTCGAGTGTTTAGTGAGCAAGACTTGAAGTGGATCGATTTTATTAAATGCATGCGAACAGTTGGTTTACCACTTGAAATATTAAAAGAATATACAAGTTTGGTTAGACAGGGCGCAGATGAAGCTCTAGAAAAAAGAAGAGAAATATTGATGGAAGAACGAAAAATACTATTGAAGAAACAAGAAGAAATGGCTCAAGTCTTACAAAAATTAGACACGAAAATTAATGACTATGAAGGTCGGTTGGCGAGTAAAGAAACGGCAATGAAAAACTTGAGTTATTAAAAAGAAAGCTGAGATTTTAGTATAAAATTTATATGATACACAATGTATGAATAACATCTAAAAACAAAAACTGAAAGGGGGTGAACCTTATTTGATTGAAATGATTTTATCCAACCAAACATATATGCAATTGGCTTTCGTTGCTTGTCTGATCCTAGCCTTGCTTACGTTACCCTTGAGGGAAATCGTAACGATTGGTTTTTTTGATATCAGCGATTTGTTTGTTAGTCTAATGATTGCTGTATTCATCGGTTACATGATCAACGAAAGCATGCCTGGTAATGCCTTTATTTCAATTGGGCTATTTATACTTATACTTGTGACTGTTGTGACTGGAATTGTTTTACTTAATATCTTCGTGATTATTCCCTTTCGAAGCCGTTCAGAAAATTCGAGTGCCACATCTATTCGTCAACTCGAAGGCAAAGAAGGGACTGTGTCGGTTTCCATAACGGCTGACGGCGTCGGAGAAGTGCTAGTATATACTGGTTTTACAAAAATCAATAGAATGGCTAAAATTTACGAAAACAGTAGCAAATCGGTAACCTTTATCGAGCAAGGAACAAATGTCTTAGTCATGGACATCAAAGATTCTATTTTGTACGTCTTACCGTACACGAATGCAATCCAAGCAACAAATGAGCAACAACCAACATGGAACTCAAATACAAAAAACAGAAAACGAAAGTAGGGATTTATTCATGGACGCAACTCTTTTTGGAATCATCGGCATCGTTGCCATCTCACTGATCGTTATCGTTTTACTGATTAGCCGTTACCGTATTGCTTCACCGGATATTGCGCTGATCATCAGTGGAACGGCACTTGGAAACAAAAATGTCTACACAGATCCAAACACAAATAACAAGATGAAGATTGTCAGTGGTGGCGGTTCATTCGTACTACCCGTTATACAATCTGCTAGAACCTTATCTCTGTTATCATCTAAATTAAAAGTGAGTACACCTGACGTTTACACCAAAGAAGGGGTACCCGTTACCGCAGACGGAACCGTTATTATCAAAGTTGGTTCAACAACTGAAGATATCGCTACTGCTGCTGAACAATATCTTGGTAAAGCGACAGAAGACTTAGAGAACGAAGCACGCGAAGTTTTAGAAGGTCATCTACGTTCGATTTTAGGTTCGTTGACGGTTGAAGAAATCTATCAAAACAGAGATCGATTCAGTCAAGATGTACAAAAAGTTGCTTCAGTGGATTTAGCTAAAATGGGTTTAACGATTGTTTCGTTTACTTTGAAAGAAGTAACAGACAAAAACGGTTATCTAGACTCACTTGGTCAAGGACGTATTGCTGAAGTTAGACGTGATGCGGATATTCAGTCAGCAAGAGCCGACAAAGAAACGCGTATTGAACGTGCCCTAGCGGAACAACAATCTAAAAAAGCTGAATTACAACGTCAAACAGAAACAGCTGAATCTGAAAAAGATAAGAGCTTACGTATTGCAGAATACAAACGACAAGAAAATGTAGCCACAGCACAAGCTGAAAGTGCCTACGAGTTAGAAAAAGCAAAATTACAAAAACAAGTCCTTATCGAACAAGGTAACGCTCAAATCATCGAGCGTGAGAAACAAATTGAATTACAAGAAAAAGAAACCATCAGAAAAGAACGTGAATACGACGCTTCTGTTCGTAAGAAAGCTGACGCTGAGCGTTATGCCATCGAAACAGAATCTGAAGCGAACAAATCAAAAGCTATCGCTGAATCTGAAGCACGTGCAAAAGAAATTGAACTGAACGGTAAAGCAAAAGCTGAAAGTATCCGTGAAATCGGTAAAGCTGAAGCTGAAAGTAAAACCGCTCTGGCTAAAGCCTTAAAAGAATACGGACAAGAAGCCATCGCTACTTTGATGATTGAAGCGTATCCTGAAATGATTCGTGCCGTATCTGAACCACTAGGTAATATCGATAAAATAACTGTCGTGGACAGTGGCAACGGGCAAGGTGCATCATCTCTAACCAATACTGCCTTGAACACATTAGCATCATCACAAGAAGCTTTCAAAGACGCTGTTGGTTTAGATCTCACTAGTTTGATTGAATCATATGCTGGAACAAAAAATGTCGGTGGACAAGTACGAGAACTGAATAACACATTAAAAGAATCAGGAAAAGATGAATCAGTTTCATCAGAAAACAGTGAGTCAGTAACAGAATAGATAACCATATAGACAATATGAGGTTATGCTGAATATAGTTGTTGAGTTCTATGAACACAAATGATCATTAAACCAAGTGAAATACAAATTTTAAATAGAAATAAAGATGACCATTCTGATTGAAATCGGAGTAGTCATCTTTTTTCACTTAAAAAATTTATATGATAAACCTATCTTTGAAGTGCTATAAATGAATTAAGCAAATACCTTAAACTAATGATCTTGTGTCAGTATCTGGATAGGTTACACTCAGTTGGACAGAAAAGATAAGGTGTGTATACTAAACACAACATACACAGGAGGAATCTATCATGTCTACTCGTCGTCCACGTCGAACTTATACAGAAGAATTTAAGAAACAAATTGTTGATTTACACAAAGCAGGAAAATCAAGAAAAGAAATCATAGAAGAATATGATCTTACAGGATCGGCTTTTGACAAATGGGTACGTCAACATAGTCAAACCGGTTCATTCAAAGAAAGAGATAACTTAACACCTGAACAGAAAGAATTGAAAGAATTAAGGAAAGCAAATACCCAGCTTAAGATGGAAAATGATATTTTAAAGCAAGCGGCGCTGATATTCGGGCGAAAGTCGAAGTAATCAAACGCAACAAACATAACTATTCTATATCAGCGATGTGCCGTGCCCTTAAGATCAGTAGAGGATCTTATTATTACGAAGTAATAAAGAAAGAAAGTGACGCGGAACTCGAACAAGCGATTATTGAAGAGTTTGCCAAAAGCAAAAACAATTATGGCACGCGTAAACTGAAGAAAAGATTGAAGAAGCGTGCGTTTATCGTATCTCGTCGGAGAATTGGACACATTATGAAAAAGTTTCATCTGGTGTCCAAGTATGATAGACCATCATACAAACCACAAAAGAGTGGAGTCAATCAAGCGAAGATTGAAAACGCATTGAACCGTGAGTTCAATCCGAAAGAGCCGATGAAAGCTATCGTCACGGACTTGACCTATGTCAAAGTTGCCAATAAGTGGTTCTATGTTTGTTTTATTTTAGACTTGTTTAACCGCGAGATCATCGGGTATTCTGCTGGTCCCAATAAGACAGCTGACTTAGTCCTGCAGGCTCTCGCTACAGTTAAGGGTGATTTACATACGGTCAACGTGTTCCATACTGACCGGGGAAAAGAATTCGACAACCATACTATTGATGAGTTACTGGATACCTTTGATATTGTGCGCTCGTTAAGTAGAAAAGGGAATCCTTACGACAATGCCGTAGCGGAGTCCACGTATAAATCATTTAAGTTTGAATTTGTCTACGACAACACATTCCATACACTCTATGAACTGCAGGTCCAACTTATGGACTACGTCCATTGGTGGAATCATTTTCGCCCACATGGATCATTGGACTACGAATCTCCTATCGATTATCGAAAAGATTGGGAACAGGAACAGTCTGAAATGGAAGTCTGCAAATCCGTTGTTCCCCAGCTGGTCGAAACTAGCCTCTCATTCAGTTAGAGAGGCAAAAGGAAAGTGAACTCAATCATCATTTACACCTTATAATTTTTGTTCAAAAAAGTGTTGACATACCAATCTAATCTTTCCGCTTGGTACGGTAACGTCATTAGGAAAGATAAATTAAGGCGTTCTAAAAACCCTCTTTACAACGTGATTAAATTAAAATAAGATTAGAGAGAGGTGAAAAGAAATGATAAAATTCAATGATCTGTCTTCCAATGATAAAACCATACGATATCGCTGGACAGTCGAAGTTCCGTTCTTTGTTTTACTATTTATATTAACAGTATTCGAAGTAAACGTTATGACTATAGGTATTCTATATACAACCTCTATGATTTTTGGTCTGGTTTTTTACGGTCTAATCAATAACAAAAGGAATTACTCTGTTCGCAATCTATCAATCGACTCGATCGTATTATATTCAATCACTATTCTACAAATCTTATTTTTAACACCACTTTTGATAGATGCTATGGGAATTTCGTTTGAGAGTAGTTATTATTCACATATTTTTACCATATTAGTATCCTTGCTCATGACACATATATTTTGGTATATGGTTTTAATGGTTCAAAAACTTTATTTTAAAAGCAAAAATAACTGGAAAGCGAAAGCTAGTGGTTTATTCAATTCTACTTGGAGTTTTAAAAGGAACGATGTGGAGCCAGAGTCATAATCACATTATTCTAGGCTTGTTTACAACGAGTACTAGTGGTAAAGCATCCGTTATTTGAAATGCGGCAAAATTTATAGTTTAAAAGGAGTGGTCATTTGAACGAAAAAATTGAAAAAGTTTCTCTTATAAAAATTATTTTACATAGTGTTATGGCAGTTTTAATTGTGTTTGTATGTTACAGGGTGCTTATTGAATTTGTGCCAGAGTCTTATTCAAATCTTGCTCCTTCTCTAATTCAACTAACAGTGAATCTTGCTTTTATTTGGATTATAAAAAATCAACTCAATAAAAACAATATTCGGTTA
Coding sequences within:
- a CDS encoding MerR family transcriptional regulator, coding for MNISKVAEEMNIAPSTIRYYERIDLIPPITRNKAGVRVFSEQDLKWIDFIKCMRTVGLPLEILKEYTSLVRQGADEALEKRREILMEERKILLKKQEEMAQVLQKLDTKINDYEGRLASKETAMKNLSY
- a CDS encoding flotillin family protein, with amino-acid sequence MDATLFGIIGIVAISLIVIVLLISRYRIASPDIALIISGTALGNKNVYTDPNTNNKMKIVSGGGSFVLPVIQSARTLSLLSSKLKVSTPDVYTKEGVPVTADGTVIIKVGSTTEDIATAAEQYLGKATEDLENEAREVLEGHLRSILGSLTVEEIYQNRDRFSQDVQKVASVDLAKMGLTIVSFTLKEVTDKNGYLDSLGQGRIAEVRRDADIQSARADKETRIERALAEQQSKKAELQRQTETAESEKDKSLRIAEYKRQENVATAQAESAYELEKAKLQKQVLIEQGNAQIIEREKQIELQEKETIRKEREYDASVRKKADAERYAIETESEANKSKAIAESEARAKEIELNGKAKAESIREIGKAEAESKTALAKALKEYGQEAIATLMIEAYPEMIRAVSEPLGNIDKITVVDSGNGQGASSLTNTALNTLASSQEAFKDAVGLDLTSLIESYAGTKNVGGQVRELNNTLKESGKDESVSSENSESVTE
- a CDS encoding IS3 family transposase (programmed frameshift), with amino-acid sequence MSTRRPRRTYTEEFKKQIVDLHKAGKSRKEIIEEYDLTGSAFDKWVRQHSQTGSFKERDNLTPEQKELKELRKANTQLKMENDILKQAALIFGRKFEVIKRNKHNYSISAMCRALKISRGSYYYEVIKKESDAELEQAIIEEFAKSKNNYGTRKLKKRLKKRAFIVSRRRIGHIMKKFHLVSKYDRPSYKPQKSGVNQAKIENALNREFNPKEPMKAIVTDLTYVKVANKWFYVCFILDLFNREIIGYSAGPNKTADLVLQALATVKGDLHTVNVFHTDRGKEFDNHTIDELLDTFDIVRSLSRKGNPYDNAVAESTYKSFKFEFVYDNTFHTLYELQVQLMDYVHWWNHFRPHGSLDYESPIDYRKDWEQEQSEMEVCKSVVPQLVETSLSFS